In the genome of Mycolicibacterium aromaticivorans JS19b1 = JCM 16368, one region contains:
- a CDS encoding helicase-related protein, producing MGEEFHSAADFPASTDVLVPSGAKARARANIAAIELVATLRDAQRPATLPEQRILAAWSGWGAIPQVFDPRNDDFATERAQVAALLTPEQYRRAQASILNAHYTDPAVVSVIWDALGAAGFSGGRVLEPGCGSGTFIGHAPQATTMVGVEADDVTASIAALLYPSAQIRHEGFETTRVPDASFTAAVGNVPFGRYALTDPVHNPRRHSIHNHFIVKSLSLVAPGGYVAVLTSRYTMDSVKPAARQDIAAHADLIGAVRLPSQAFSRVAGTEVVTDLLIFRRREPTVAADLDTLDWIDTAPVDLVDPNSGAEDQAPINTYFINNPHRVLGAMELGRGLYGSAQLAVAGSTGHALAEQLADQLHPMIAAAVARGQGLTARSDDLTACAPTVFAPGLRTDDTATDDPPLYTLRYNAATRSIDYWAGHTWELNKTPRTLVDETKELIALRDVATKLIAAQRNGDPEAERDQLRAHLGTLYDNYARKRGPLNRFEWITQNVSQTRHDKRLDDAEKPWREQEGEPGRPYRGPIPDELAQQWDNDAWEPPAPFKKYRHLDGGMRYDPGWAVVSSLEIFDDDTGTAVKAPIFTRDLLTAHVERSTADTPEEALALSLDRTRGVDIDLISHLLGVGAEDTHALLDGLVYPSLTNPEEFVPATTALSGNVRAKLAAAVEAADTNPVYESYAQALREVQPEQREAEDIRVRPGAPWIPPAVIAAFAEKTFGVTDVKAEHLGGRWTVDVANYKRHGRLMTDEWGLERRGHDAVSLLEAVCNSKAVVITLEEGEVDAQATFAAQAKCAKITEEFGRWLWSEDERRDTLVAEYNRRFNSLRAPNYDGSHLRLPGLSDHFTPHAYQRNAVARIINEPATLLDHVVGAGKTGTMLISAMELGRLGLVRQPWIVVPNHIIEQVGREAKQWYPAANVLLGSSATTAEGRRRFIAQSAASEWDIVIVPQSAFTAINVSTDVRTTYVEKQLDDLRAQLDNATVERSQKAIMRAIKTAQARVEKLLAHSAKDTGLRFEESGCDYLFIDEAHMYKNKQRVCNIEELSCTTAAQRAEDLGLKLDVLRQRRHDEALARGIPEHAVTERVATFATGTPIANSLGELWVMQTYLRPDLLEAAGVAELGDWGAAFTATHTSIEVNATGTKLRPVTRVAKYTNLPELLALSNAYTDVVTRDQVPVALPTLRTGARQIISLQPDVELVDFIADLGWRADHLDARKPQRDNILKISNDGRNASLDPRLAHLGQPSYSRAAAVAEQAMQVHNRHIHRLYRDPDTGVQLPMRGGLQLMFCDRGTPSKDPRQFTIYQAIKDELVARGMPAEAVRFVHEARNPAQLKALFAQCNRGEVSVLLGSTEKMGTGTNVQTRLVALHHVDVPWRPADLEQREGRILRQGNQNDEVDIFNYVTESSYDTVMWQKVQAKTVFIEQMRRSEVLDTEIEDLSGGDIGAAAAETKAIATGDPRYLRQVELDDAVRRLTALQRAHQQSVRNRDWQVRVLERAIPAKQSDIDQIAPVALAAEARGEAAHRLAVGANTYTDRPEAAAALTTACRRAYMAGKDRGASRYEPIGASINGIEILGARDLTHDMLLLRLAVPSRTTELEAADLLAAGSALGHDVSGPKQLGLLRRVENLYTGLPEHHVRLQREQQRQHAELDDLLANPPGPFEHSSTLETEQAELAALTLDLRMAAESPEAKAKAEAATKRMKMRGREPGWSLHLNPTPALVEELGYPNGDALRRAVRIRERIALEQHQHDIDPRDRDRSRHEDGPGLDV from the coding sequence GTGGGGGAGGAGTTCCACAGCGCCGCTGACTTCCCGGCCAGCACCGACGTCCTGGTCCCCTCCGGCGCAAAAGCGCGCGCCCGCGCCAACATCGCCGCCATCGAGCTCGTCGCGACGCTGCGCGACGCGCAACGACCCGCAACACTGCCCGAACAGCGCATCCTGGCCGCCTGGTCCGGGTGGGGAGCGATACCCCAGGTCTTCGACCCCCGCAACGACGACTTCGCCACCGAACGCGCCCAAGTCGCCGCCCTGCTCACACCAGAGCAGTACCGTCGCGCCCAAGCCTCCATCCTCAACGCCCACTACACCGACCCCGCGGTCGTTTCGGTGATCTGGGATGCACTAGGGGCGGCGGGATTCTCCGGAGGCCGGGTACTCGAACCCGGTTGCGGCAGCGGCACATTCATCGGGCATGCACCCCAGGCGACGACCATGGTCGGCGTCGAAGCCGACGACGTCACCGCGTCGATCGCCGCGCTGCTCTACCCCTCGGCCCAGATCCGTCACGAAGGCTTCGAAACCACCCGCGTACCCGACGCCAGCTTCACCGCCGCGGTGGGCAACGTGCCCTTTGGCCGGTACGCACTCACCGATCCCGTGCACAACCCGCGCCGCCACAGCATCCACAACCACTTCATCGTCAAATCACTGTCGCTGGTCGCGCCCGGCGGCTACGTCGCCGTCCTGACCAGCCGCTACACCATGGACTCGGTGAAACCAGCCGCGCGCCAAGACATTGCGGCCCACGCAGACCTCATCGGCGCCGTCCGGCTGCCCTCTCAAGCGTTCAGCAGAGTCGCCGGCACCGAAGTCGTCACCGACCTACTGATCTTCCGTCGTCGCGAGCCCACCGTCGCGGCCGATCTCGACACACTCGACTGGATCGACACCGCGCCAGTTGACCTGGTCGACCCCAATAGCGGCGCAGAAGACCAGGCGCCCATCAACACCTATTTCATCAACAACCCGCACCGGGTGCTCGGCGCCATGGAACTGGGCCGCGGCCTGTACGGCTCTGCCCAACTGGCCGTCGCCGGATCCACCGGCCACGCCCTGGCCGAGCAGCTTGCCGACCAACTCCATCCCATGATCGCCGCGGCCGTCGCCCGCGGACAGGGCCTCACCGCGCGCAGCGACGATCTCACCGCCTGCGCGCCAACGGTATTCGCCCCCGGCCTACGCACCGACGACACCGCGACCGACGATCCGCCGCTGTACACCCTGCGCTACAACGCAGCCACCCGCAGCATCGACTACTGGGCCGGCCACACCTGGGAGCTCAACAAGACCCCCAGAACCCTCGTCGACGAGACCAAAGAGTTAATCGCGCTGCGCGACGTCGCCACCAAACTCATTGCCGCCCAACGCAACGGCGACCCCGAAGCCGAACGCGACCAGCTACGCGCGCACCTGGGCACCCTCTACGACAACTACGCGAGAAAGCGCGGTCCGCTCAACCGGTTCGAATGGATCACCCAGAACGTCAGCCAGACACGCCACGACAAACGCCTCGACGACGCTGAGAAGCCCTGGCGCGAACAAGAAGGCGAACCCGGCCGGCCCTACCGCGGGCCCATCCCCGACGAGCTCGCCCAACAGTGGGACAACGACGCCTGGGAGCCGCCCGCCCCCTTCAAGAAGTACCGCCACCTCGACGGCGGCATGCGCTATGACCCCGGCTGGGCAGTCGTGTCGTCCCTGGAAATCTTCGACGACGACACCGGCACCGCCGTCAAAGCACCCATCTTCACCCGCGACCTGCTCACCGCCCACGTCGAACGCAGCACCGCCGACACCCCCGAAGAGGCATTGGCACTGAGCCTGGACCGCACCCGCGGCGTGGACATCGACCTCATCTCCCACCTGCTGGGCGTCGGCGCCGAGGACACCCACGCCCTGCTCGACGGCCTGGTCTATCCCAGCCTGACCAACCCTGAAGAGTTCGTCCCGGCCACCACCGCGCTATCGGGCAACGTCCGCGCCAAACTGGCCGCCGCCGTCGAGGCCGCCGACACCAACCCGGTCTACGAGTCCTACGCCCAAGCCCTGCGCGAGGTTCAGCCCGAACAGCGCGAAGCCGAAGACATCAGGGTCCGCCCCGGGGCCCCCTGGATCCCCCCCGCCGTCATCGCCGCCTTCGCCGAGAAGACCTTCGGCGTCACCGACGTCAAAGCCGAACACCTCGGTGGGCGCTGGACAGTCGACGTGGCCAACTACAAACGCCACGGCCGCCTCATGACCGACGAATGGGGCCTGGAAAGACGCGGCCACGACGCCGTCAGTCTGCTCGAAGCGGTCTGCAACTCCAAGGCCGTCGTCATCACCCTCGAAGAGGGCGAGGTCGACGCCCAAGCCACCTTCGCCGCGCAAGCCAAGTGCGCCAAGATCACCGAGGAATTCGGCCGCTGGCTGTGGTCAGAGGACGAACGCCGCGACACCCTCGTCGCCGAGTACAACCGGCGATTCAACTCGTTGCGCGCCCCCAACTACGACGGCAGCCATCTGCGCCTGCCCGGGCTCTCGGATCACTTCACCCCACACGCCTATCAGCGCAACGCCGTCGCCCGGATCATCAACGAGCCCGCCACCCTCCTCGACCACGTAGTCGGTGCCGGCAAGACCGGCACCATGCTGATTTCTGCGATGGAGTTGGGTCGCCTCGGACTGGTCCGCCAGCCCTGGATAGTGGTCCCCAACCACATCATCGAACAGGTTGGGCGCGAAGCCAAGCAGTGGTATCCCGCCGCCAACGTGCTACTCGGATCCTCAGCCACCACCGCCGAGGGACGCCGGCGGTTCATCGCCCAGAGCGCAGCCAGCGAGTGGGACATCGTGATCGTGCCGCAGTCGGCGTTCACCGCGATCAACGTCTCCACCGACGTGCGCACCACCTACGTCGAAAAGCAACTCGACGATCTCCGCGCGCAGCTCGACAACGCGACCGTCGAGCGCAGCCAAAAGGCCATCATGCGCGCCATCAAGACCGCGCAAGCCCGAGTGGAAAAACTGTTGGCGCACAGCGCCAAAGACACCGGCCTGCGTTTCGAGGAGTCCGGCTGCGACTACCTGTTCATCGACGAGGCGCACATGTACAAGAACAAGCAGCGCGTCTGCAACATCGAGGAGCTTTCCTGTACGACAGCCGCCCAGCGGGCCGAGGACCTCGGCCTCAAACTCGACGTGCTTCGTCAGCGCCGCCACGACGAGGCCCTGGCCCGCGGCATCCCCGAACACGCCGTCACCGAGCGTGTCGCCACCTTCGCCACGGGCACACCGATCGCCAACTCCCTCGGAGAGCTATGGGTGATGCAGACCTACCTACGACCCGATCTGCTCGAAGCCGCCGGGGTCGCCGAGCTCGGCGACTGGGGTGCCGCATTCACCGCCACCCACACCAGCATCGAAGTCAACGCCACCGGCACCAAACTGCGCCCCGTCACCCGCGTCGCCAAGTACACCAACCTGCCCGAACTGCTGGCGCTGTCCAACGCCTACACCGACGTCGTAACCCGCGACCAGGTACCGGTGGCATTGCCCACGCTACGTACTGGCGCTCGCCAAATCATCAGCCTGCAACCCGACGTAGAACTGGTCGACTTCATCGCCGATCTGGGCTGGCGCGCAGACCACCTCGACGCCCGAAAACCCCAGCGCGACAACATCCTCAAGATCAGCAACGACGGCCGCAACGCCTCCCTGGACCCCCGCCTGGCCCACCTCGGCCAGCCCAGCTACAGCCGAGCCGCAGCAGTCGCCGAACAGGCCATGCAGGTCCACAACCGTCACATTCACCGCCTCTACCGCGACCCCGACACCGGAGTGCAGCTGCCGATGCGCGGCGGACTGCAGCTGATGTTCTGCGATCGCGGCACACCGTCAAAGGATCCGCGCCAATTCACCATCTACCAGGCGATCAAGGACGAACTAGTCGCTCGAGGCATGCCGGCAGAAGCCGTGCGATTCGTCCACGAGGCGCGCAACCCCGCACAACTCAAAGCTCTGTTCGCCCAATGCAATCGCGGCGAAGTATCCGTACTGCTCGGCAGCACCGAGAAGATGGGCACCGGCACCAACGTGCAAACGCGCCTGGTCGCGCTGCACCACGTCGACGTACCTTGGCGCCCAGCCGATCTTGAGCAGCGCGAGGGCCGCATCCTGCGACAAGGCAACCAGAACGACGAGGTCGACATCTTCAACTACGTCACCGAGTCCAGCTACGACACCGTGATGTGGCAAAAGGTTCAGGCCAAAACCGTGTTCATCGAACAGATGCGCCGCAGCGAGGTCCTCGACACCGAGATCGAAGACCTCAGCGGCGGTGACATCGGCGCCGCAGCGGCCGAGACGAAGGCCATCGCCACCGGCGACCCCCGCTACCTGCGACAAGTCGAACTCGACGACGCCGTACGCCGCCTGACCGCGCTGCAACGCGCACACCAGCAATCCGTCCGCAACCGCGACTGGCAAGTCCGCGTCCTGGAGCGCGCGATCCCCGCCAAACAATCCGACATCGACCAGATCGCACCGGTCGCCCTGGCCGCCGAGGCGCGCGGTGAGGCCGCGCACCGCCTCGCCGTCGGCGCCAACACCTACACCGACCGGCCCGAGGCTGCGGCAGCCCTCACCACCGCATGCCGGCGCGCCTACATGGCCGGCAAGGACCGCGGCGCATCGCGGTACGAGCCGATCGGCGCCTCCATCAACGGGATCGAGATCCTCGGCGCCCGCGACCTCACCCACGACATGCTCCTGTTGCGCCTGGCCGTTCCGTCGCGCACCACCGAACTGGAAGCCGCCGACCTGCTCGCCGCCGGCTCCGCACTCGGACACGACGTCTCCGGCCCCAAACAGCTTGGCCTGCTGCGCCGAGTCGAGAACCTCTACACGGGGCTCCCCGAGCACCACGTGCGCCTGCAACGCGAACAGCAGCGCCAGCACGCCGAACTCGACGACCTCCTGGCCAACCCGCCCGGGCCCTTCGAGCACAGCAGCACACTGGAAACCGAACAAGCCGAGCTCGCCGCGCTCACGCTGGATCTGCGGATGGCCGCCGAAAGCCCCGAAGCCAAGGCCAAGGCCGAAGCCGCCACCAAGCGCATGAAGATGCGCGGCCGCGAGCCCGGCTGGAGCCTGCACCTCAACCCCACCCCGGCCCTGGTCGAAGAACTCGGCTACCCCAACGGCGACGCCCTGCGCCGCGCGGTGCGGATACGTGAGCGCATCGCGCTCGAACAGCACCAGCACGACATCGATCCCCGCGACCGCGACCGCAGTCGTCATGAGGACGGACCCGGGCTTGACGTCTAA
- a CDS encoding alpha/beta fold hydrolase — protein MTIADTAARPTGTHLLQVIDSGGALRSDVQVTTSDGVRLAVRDYRPRAARHTVVFLHGFCLSGDSWSGQIAYLRRRYGEHLRIITYDHRGHGRSSAAPMRTYNVTTLAADLAEVLTTLDVTGRLTLVGHSMDGMVALEYCARPAADRPLEPRGLVLAATAAGRLAERGLGRLLGTPATAAMFGLINHTPAQALRACSGPMCAALGQWRGSAGAQRATLAALAAAALATTPLSTIVGFLPALNSYDAYAALGSIQAHTVVVSGGADLLTPPAHARDLAATIPGATHVHLRDAGHMLPQEASHVVNEAIRRVLSIETHCGTTDNATCSEGQRC, from the coding sequence GTGACGATCGCCGACACCGCGGCACGCCCGACGGGCACGCACTTGCTGCAGGTAATCGACAGCGGCGGCGCCCTCCGCAGCGACGTGCAGGTCACTACGTCTGATGGGGTGCGGCTGGCCGTGCGCGACTACCGGCCCCGCGCCGCGCGCCACACCGTTGTCTTCCTGCACGGCTTCTGCCTCTCTGGCGATTCATGGTCGGGTCAAATCGCCTACCTACGACGCCGCTACGGCGAGCACCTGCGGATCATCACTTACGACCACCGCGGCCACGGAAGGTCCTCTGCAGCACCGATGCGCACCTACAACGTCACCACGTTGGCCGCTGACCTCGCCGAGGTGCTCACCACCCTCGATGTCACCGGCCGACTCACCCTCGTCGGGCACTCGATGGACGGAATGGTGGCGCTCGAATACTGCGCCCGTCCCGCCGCCGATCGCCCGCTCGAACCACGTGGACTGGTGCTGGCCGCGACAGCGGCCGGCAGGCTGGCCGAACGCGGCCTGGGCCGGCTGCTGGGCACCCCCGCCACGGCCGCCATGTTCGGGCTGATCAACCACACCCCTGCGCAGGCATTGAGAGCGTGCTCAGGGCCGATGTGCGCAGCCCTGGGCCAATGGCGTGGCTCAGCGGGTGCACAACGGGCAACACTGGCCGCACTGGCAGCCGCCGCACTGGCCACCACCCCGTTATCCACCATCGTTGGATTCCTGCCCGCGCTAAACAGCTACGACGCCTATGCGGCCCTCGGCTCGATCCAGGCGCACACCGTCGTCGTCAGCGGGGGAGCCGACCTGCTGACACCCCCAGCGCATGCTCGCGATCTAGCCGCCACCATCCCCGGCGCGACCCACGTCCACCTGCGCGACGCGGGACACATGCTGCCCCAGGAGGCATCTCACGTGGTCAACGAGGCTATCCGGCGGGTCCTGTCCATCGAAACCCACTGCGGCACAACCGACAACGCAACCTGCAGCGAGGGGCAGAGATGCTAA
- a CDS encoding cupin domain-containing protein, protein MSVTVDDAVAGPWLSTLLSGRPHQVIGDPADPYLLRWFLIPRNPVMNIYRYRFCQSDPSVPHDHPWHFLSFVIRGRYREIAEHRTVVRRPGSVAFRRASAPHRVEMLGHAVTTVIITGPRCRTWGFWCPRAAQPPAFVPWQQFGSGGCGEYLTAPTQKGVPA, encoded by the coding sequence GTGAGCGTCACCGTCGACGACGCCGTGGCCGGTCCGTGGCTGTCCACGCTGCTGTCAGGTCGGCCCCACCAAGTGATCGGCGACCCCGCAGACCCCTACCTGCTGCGCTGGTTTCTGATCCCACGAAACCCGGTCATGAACATCTACCGATACCGGTTCTGCCAGTCCGACCCCAGCGTCCCGCACGACCACCCCTGGCATTTCCTGTCATTCGTGATCCGTGGCCGCTACCGCGAGATCGCCGAACACCGCACCGTCGTGCGCCGGCCCGGGTCCGTGGCATTTCGCCGCGCGAGCGCCCCACACCGAGTCGAGATGCTCGGCCACGCGGTCACCACAGTGATCATCACCGGCCCCCGCTGCCGCACTTGGGGCTTCTGGTGTCCGCGAGCCGCGCAGCCACCGGCATTCGTGCCCTGGCAACAGTTCGGATCCGGCGGCTGCGGCGAATACCTCACCGCCCCAACGCAGAAAGGCGTCCCCGCATGA
- a CDS encoding WhiB family transcriptional regulator, with the protein MTHLVANPVEMESNGLCSYSDPENWFDYRKANEAKRICGNCPIRKACASAALDLEVVDGVWGGVNLPGEHATIEEHAVARRQLAFIVAAMDRQPEAHRQRSLAIRAAMHYAAFPGQRTHVAESASA; encoded by the coding sequence ATGACGCATCTAGTGGCCAATCCCGTGGAGATGGAGAGCAACGGGCTGTGCTCGTACTCCGACCCCGAAAACTGGTTCGACTACCGCAAGGCCAACGAGGCCAAGCGGATCTGCGGCAACTGCCCGATCAGGAAGGCCTGCGCCAGCGCGGCTCTGGACCTCGAAGTCGTCGACGGTGTATGGGGCGGTGTCAACCTGCCCGGAGAGCACGCCACCATCGAGGAGCACGCCGTGGCCCGGCGGCAGCTGGCCTTCATCGTCGCCGCGATGGACCGTCAGCCCGAGGCCCACCGTCAGCGCAGCCTGGCGATCCGCGCGGCCATGCACTACGCGGCATTCCCGGGGCAACGCACCCACGTCGCAGAGTCGGCCAGTGCCTAG
- a CDS encoding helix-turn-helix domain-containing protein → MDGDVNDGPREDAPASGDAPDPTLGRLRDAVTRRRTELGLSQRKLAELAGVSLGTATRLERGEGEPRVSTVPKLEDALQWPRGTFQAIRDGEDPPKVPPRPSTGLDRPAASGSRVSATTLRNANQYAQALSIVSAVVAISAVCLEVLTSEFREPAGRARALGDLDAHMREMESLIAASLPDAESFDDAMQVLREVHQSRESLQKAAAALS, encoded by the coding sequence GTGGATGGCGATGTCAATGACGGTCCGCGTGAGGACGCGCCTGCCAGCGGCGATGCGCCCGATCCGACCTTGGGCCGACTCCGTGACGCTGTCACGCGGCGCCGCACTGAACTGGGCTTGAGTCAACGCAAACTCGCTGAACTGGCCGGGGTGTCACTGGGCACGGCGACGCGGCTGGAGCGCGGGGAGGGCGAGCCACGGGTGAGCACGGTGCCCAAACTGGAGGATGCCCTGCAGTGGCCGCGGGGAACGTTTCAGGCGATTCGCGACGGCGAGGATCCCCCGAAGGTTCCGCCGCGGCCCAGCACTGGGCTGGATCGACCGGCGGCCTCGGGCAGCCGGGTGTCGGCGACGACGCTGCGCAACGCCAACCAGTACGCTCAGGCGCTGTCGATCGTTTCGGCTGTAGTGGCGATCAGCGCAGTCTGCCTGGAGGTGCTGACCAGCGAGTTCCGTGAGCCAGCGGGACGAGCTCGGGCGCTCGGTGACTTGGACGCCCATATGCGCGAGATGGAAAGTCTGATTGCGGCAAGTCTGCCCGACGCTGAGTCGTTTGATGACGCGATGCAGGTGCTACGCGAGGTGCACCAAAGCCGCGAATCGCTCCAAAAGGCCGCTGCGGCACTGTCTTAA